GGTTCGCAAATTTTCAAGCATATGATAAGATAATAAGGATAAATACATAAACAATGCTTAACTTATATGAAGGAAAAGGAAAACGATAGTAAACGAGGAGATTATTGAATGGCAACCTTACATATTGAAGATATCATCATTGCTAACCAACGTTTAAAAGATGTTGTAACACACACACCATTGCAAAAAAACCAAGTACTCTCTGAGCGTTATGATTGTAATGTTTACTTGAAACGAGAAGATTTACAAGTGGTAAGATCCTTTAAAATCCGCGGAGCTTTTCATCAAATTGCTAGTCATACAAAAGAGGAATTAAATAACGGGGTAGTCTGTGCTAGTGCAGGGAATCACGCTCAAGGTGTTGCCTATTCTTGTTATACACTACAAATTCCAGGTAAGATCTTCATGCCATCAACAACGCCACGTCAAAAAGTAGACCAAGTACGCTTTTTTGGTAAAGATGTTGTAGAAGTCGTGTTAACAGGTGATACATTTGATGACTCTTTTACGGAGGCTATGAAGTATAGTCAAGAGCATAACATGGCTTTTATACATCCATTTGACCAAGAGAAGATTGTAGCAGGTCAAGGTACTGTAGGTATTGAAATTATGAATGACATTGAAGAAAATATTGATTACTTATTTGCATCGATTGGCGGAGGCGGATTAATTAGCGGGATTGGTACGTATATAAAAAGCATTAGTCCAAGGACAAAGTTGATTGGTTGTGAGCCAGAAGGTGCCCCGGCGATGAAAGTATCGTTAGAAAAAGGTGAAGTGGTAGAGCTTGAGAAGATAGATAAGTTTGTTGATGGGGCAGCCGTAAAAAAAGTCGGCGATTTGCCATTTGAGATTTGTCAAAAGGTAGTCGATGATATTGTGCTTGTACCTGAGGGGAAAATTTGTACGACAATTCTAGAACTGTATAATCAAAATGCAATTGTAGCGGAACCAGCTGGAGCGATGCCGATTTCAGCCCTTGATTTTTATAAAGATGAGATCAAAGGTAAAACAGTCGTTTGTGTCGTAAGTGGAGGAAATAATGATATTGGACGGATGCAGGAAATGAGAGAACGTTCACTAATTTATGAAGGCTTACAGCATTATTTTATTGTAGAATTCCCACAACGTGCAGGTGCTTTGCGCGAATTTATCTCTGACGTGTTAGGTCCGGATGATGATATTACACGTTTTGAGTATGCAAAGAAAAACAACAAAGCTAACGGTCCAGTCTTAATTGGAATCGAGTTAAAATGCGATGAAGACTATCATAAACTTGTTGATCGTTTAAGGAAAAAAGGCTTTGGTTATCAGGAAATCAATAAAAATGAAAGCTTATTTAATTTATTGATCTAATTCATCTTGCTCGTCTATTTTCAGACGAGCATTATTTTGCACGTATTATAGTACATAAGGAGTGTGTACATTGGCGGTTAACGAGGATGCGATCTTACTCGATTCAGGGACTAATGAGCTAGAGGTCATTGTTTTTAATGTAAGTAGTGGTACGTATGGTATTAATGTCATGAAGGTTAGAGAAATTATTCAAACACAAGCTGTAACGCCTATTCCTAATAGTCATCCTCATATTGAGGGGATGATTCGACTTCGTGATGAAGTATTGACGGTTGTGAACTTGATGGAAGTGCTTGGTTGTCCGCAATCAGTTGACCATTCACAAGATAAATTTATTGTTTCGGAGTTAAATAAGCTCAAAGTTGCTTTTCGTGTAAGTGGTGTTTCGCGTATTCACCGTATATCATGGAAACAAATTGAAAAGCCAACGGAGTTATCTCAGGGGTTACAAAGTGCTACAACAGGTGTTATTAAATTAGATGAACAGATGATTTTATTATTAGACTTCGAAAAAATTGTTGTTGATATTAACCCAACTAAAGGGATCAATATTGAGCAAGTCCGTAAGTTAGGAAAACGAGAGCGAAACACGAAGAAGATCGTAGTGGCAGAAGATTCAGCAATGTTGCGAAAGTTGATTCATCAAACTCTAACTGAGGCAGGTTATGAACAAATTACGTTTTTTGAAAATGGTAAAGAAGCGTGGGATTATCTCAATTTTGTTTATGAATCGGAAGATCTTTCTCTAGAAGAGGAGTTCCAATTATTAATTACGGATTTAGAAATGCCGAAAATGGACGGTCTGCATTTAACGAAAAGAATCAAAGAAACAGATGAATTTAAACATATTCCTGTCATTATTTTTTCTTCACTAATTACTGACGACCTTTATCATAAAGGAATTGCAGTAGGTGCTGACAAGCAAATCAGTAAGCCTGAAATTGTAAAGTTGATTGAAGAAATTGATCTTATGATCTAAATAATTGACCATCTATCTTAATAGGTAGATGGTCTTTATTTATTGAATAAAACATGTATAAAATAGAAGGGGAATCTAAGTCTATATATAATATTATGTTGTTTTTCTGATAATTCCGATGAATAAAAATTCTATCTTATGCATTGACGAAGGGAGTTTCTTGCCTTACTGTTAATTTATATGTTTTCCAAAAATGTGAAGTAGTGAGTTAAGAAAGTCTCAATTCATTAGATACATATCATTAGATACATACATAAAGATTGGAATTTGAGGAGATGAGTGTAAGTGGATCGATTTAAAATAATGGCTTCAGTATTAGTTGGACTAATTCTGACCTCGTTAGGTTTGCGTCTTTTGGCGATGCACGACTTAACGTTTGGTGGAACGGCGGGACTGGCGACCGTACTGACATATTTGAGTCCGTGGTCGTGGGGAATCTTGTTTTTTCTTGTGAATTTACCGTTTTTCATTATCTCATGGACGAAACTTGGTAAATGGTTTACGTTTTCTAGTTTGTTATCGATTACAGCTATTTCCGTTATTCGTGATTTGCTAGATGTAATGCCGTTTGTGAGCTTGCCTTTGTGGCTTGCTACCGCTCTTGCGGGTTTGTTTATTGGTTTTGGTGTGACCCTGGTACTTAATAACGGGTCATCACTTGGCGGCATACATATTCTTGCTTTATATATAGACCAAAAATGGGGAATTAACCGTGGGCTAACCATCTTCGTTAGTGACTTCTTAATTATTTTATTCGCTGCTTTATTAGTTGGTTGGTCCGAAGCACTTTTATCCGTGTTCGTGATCTTTGTTGCTAGCACAATCATTGGTCGTTACAAAAAATCACCCATTCCACAGCAAGCAGAGTCAGTCGAGAAAAGTTACAACGCACTACCTGACAAAGTTGTTCATTCTTAACAAAAACACGAACAATCTTAGATTGTTCGTGTTTTTTGAATTGTACAGACTTTCTAAAAAGAAGTTGTAAATGCTATACTTATTTATAATTGCAAAAATGCTTGGAGGTACGCTATGGAGTTTCATTTTTTAGGGACAGGGTCAGGAGTTCCTGCTATTGAACGGAATGTCAGTGCGATGGCGATACGTTTTTTACAACAAAAAGGGACTCAATGGTTGTTTGACTGTGGTGAAGCGACGCAGCATCAATTGCTACGTTCGCCAATTACCATGTCTAAAATAGATCGAATATTTATCACTCATCTTCATGGTGATCACATTTTTGGGTTGCCAGGCTTATTAGGGTCAAGGTCTTTTCAAGGAGCACAAACATCATTAAAAGTGTATGGACCTAAAGGTCTTAAAAACTATATTGAAGCATCACTTTCTGTTTCACGGACGCATTTGCGTTATGATTATCAAGTCATTGAAGTAGAAGAAGGATGTTTGTTTGAAACAAATGATGTTACTGTACATGCGATGGAACTTGATCATGTTATGCCATCCTATGCATATAAAATTATCGAAAAAGATAAACCTGGGACATTAAATGTGGAAAAATTGCAATCTTTAGAGATACCTAAAGGTCCAATTTATCAGCGCATTAAAGCAGGAGAAGTAATAGAACTTGAAAATGGTGTAATCATAAATGGTCAAAATTTTCTTGGGCCGTCTCAAAAAGGACGTACGATCGTCGTTGCGGGGGACACCAGACCAGTAAGAAAACTGGTTGATTTTGCTAAACATGCAACGTTACTGATTCACGAAGCAACTTTTCGCTCTGATAAAGCCTCACATGCCGAACAATTTGGACATAGTACAATTGAAGGGGCAACTGCAATTGCAAGAGCAGCCGAGGTTGATCATTTAGTATTAACGCACATTAGTTCGCGCTATACTGGGGAAGAAGAAGAGTTCTTAA
Above is a genomic segment from Bacillus sp. FJAT-45037 containing:
- a CDS encoding chemotaxis protein, translating into MAVNEDAILLDSGTNELEVIVFNVSSGTYGINVMKVREIIQTQAVTPIPNSHPHIEGMIRLRDEVLTVVNLMEVLGCPQSVDHSQDKFIVSELNKLKVAFRVSGVSRIHRISWKQIEKPTELSQGLQSATTGVIKLDEQMILLLDFEKIVVDINPTKGINIEQVRKLGKRERNTKKIVVAEDSAMLRKLIHQTLTEAGYEQITFFENGKEAWDYLNFVYESEDLSLEEEFQLLITDLEMPKMDGLHLTKRIKETDEFKHIPVIIFSSLITDDLYHKGIAVGADKQISKPEIVKLIEEIDLMI
- a CDS encoding YitT family protein, encoding MDRFKIMASVLVGLILTSLGLRLLAMHDLTFGGTAGLATVLTYLSPWSWGILFFLVNLPFFIISWTKLGKWFTFSSLLSITAISVIRDLLDVMPFVSLPLWLATALAGLFIGFGVTLVLNNGSSLGGIHILALYIDQKWGINRGLTIFVSDFLIILFAALLVGWSEALLSVFVIFVASTIIGRYKKSPIPQQAESVEKSYNALPDKVVHS
- the rnz gene encoding ribonuclease Z; its protein translation is MEFHFLGTGSGVPAIERNVSAMAIRFLQQKGTQWLFDCGEATQHQLLRSPITMSKIDRIFITHLHGDHIFGLPGLLGSRSFQGAQTSLKVYGPKGLKNYIEASLSVSRTHLRYDYQVIEVEEGCLFETNDVTVHAMELDHVMPSYAYKIIEKDKPGTLNVEKLQSLEIPKGPIYQRIKAGEVIELENGVIINGQNFLGPSQKGRTIVVAGDTRPVRKLVDFAKHATLLIHEATFRSDKASHAEQFGHSTIEGATAIARAAEVDHLVLTHISSRYTGEEEEFLKEARHYFQPVDIAADLMVFTLK
- the ilvA gene encoding threonine ammonia-lyase IlvA; translation: MATLHIEDIIIANQRLKDVVTHTPLQKNQVLSERYDCNVYLKREDLQVVRSFKIRGAFHQIASHTKEELNNGVVCASAGNHAQGVAYSCYTLQIPGKIFMPSTTPRQKVDQVRFFGKDVVEVVLTGDTFDDSFTEAMKYSQEHNMAFIHPFDQEKIVAGQGTVGIEIMNDIEENIDYLFASIGGGGLISGIGTYIKSISPRTKLIGCEPEGAPAMKVSLEKGEVVELEKIDKFVDGAAVKKVGDLPFEICQKVVDDIVLVPEGKICTTILELYNQNAIVAEPAGAMPISALDFYKDEIKGKTVVCVVSGGNNDIGRMQEMRERSLIYEGLQHYFIVEFPQRAGALREFISDVLGPDDDITRFEYAKKNNKANGPVLIGIELKCDEDYHKLVDRLRKKGFGYQEINKNESLFNLLI